tatttattcatgagagacacacacacacacacacagagagaggcagagggagaagcaggctccctgcggggagcccaatatgggactcaatcccagaacccaggatcacaccctgagccaaggcagatgctcagcccctgagccacccaggggccctgtaGATCCTGTTTCTTGATCCATACAGTGGGGTATCTGACAAAGCAAGAGGGCAGAGCTTATCACTGTATAGCCAGAGGGCTCCAGGTTGGCAGCTGGGACTCCGTGGGCTCCTTACAGATGCTCGGAGGGTGCATGCCCAGTGGCCTTCCAGCTCTCCTACACGGAGGAAGTGTGAACTGCAGTGGGAAAGCCTGAAGCACGACATGAAGAACAGCTTTAGAATGAAACTTTTCGAGGCCTAGGATGTGCCCGGATGGAGGAGATGCTgggtgggtgcagggggtgcTGGCAAGGACAGTGGTGAGAGCCTCCTGGGGTTTTCAGCACGGAATCGCTCCCAGATGTGCTGTTGAGTGGAACCGGTCAGCCCTGGCATGTGTGCACATCAGTGGGACCAGGGCTGCacggggtgtggggagggggatggCTGTTAGATCCACTCCCACTCAGACCAATTGGAACCAGTTAGACCCTCTTAGGACTTTTCCAAGTGGCCCCTGAGGGCAGGTTGGGTGTGATTGGGCCCTGTCCTGAAGACGGGCCTGAAGCTCTGGCATTGGAAGGCTGGGGAAGAGTTCAGCCCCCTACAGCCCAGAGTTTGGGATTTAGCGGTGGCAATTTCTGCTTTGGGATCTTCTCTGATTaggcctctcccctctgcttccctcctcccccccgcccccctccccggctccctcTTAGGTTCTGAAGGCAAGAGAAATCCTGGGATCTGAGAAGGTCCCACACTCCAGAGCAAGACAGAAGCTTGCCCTCTGGCTCTTTCTCCCTGGGTGACATCATTCCCCTTGGGGCCAGGAAAGGCAGCTTGCTCAGTGGAGACCCAGCTGATGCTCCTGCCTCCCCGACTGCCTCCCCTACACTTCCTTCTCCTCTGGCCTTCCCTCCCACAGCTGCCTTCTGCACTCAGTGTCTGCACGGTGGCTGGACAGCCAGGCCGGCCTGAGAATGGGCAAGAGGGCGTGGGGTTTCCCTTTCCCTCTTGGGCTCTTActctgtgggggcaggggtggctgggACAGAAGGAGCAGGGCAGCGACAAGTTCCTCCTTGATGGGACCCACCCGATGAACAGGATCCTATCGTTGCTGTGTGTTAAGGTCTCCCGAGGAAGAACTGTCCTGGAAGTTCCTAGAAGTCTTATGATAACCCTAAGCACTCCCCTCCGGGCCATGCGTACACACTCATTATGTCACCTCAGCTGGCCAGAGCTTTAGGAAGCAGAAACTCTTATTCCCATTTTGAAGAACGAAGAAAGTGAGCAGCAGTTTAAACCGCCAGGGCAGGTCCCACAGCTTCTGTGGAGCAGAGTGGGGATTTGAACTCCGTGCGTTCTATCTCTAGAACCCAAGACCTTAACAACACAGGGTCTCACTTTCCACCCGGGTATAATTCCATCTCCTGTTAACCTAAATGGGGCTTCTGTTTCCCGGGCGGCTCCACATTCATACATACCCACACAGTCATTCTCCCTGGAAAAGGGTACAAAATGTCAGCGTTATTTCCTCAGGATTTTTCCATACTGGAAGAGATTGAATGGGGGCATTTCATTCCTCCCACTGCCTCTGATCTGACCTGGACTGTGTTCAGCCTTCTGGAAGGAAGCCTGCAAGCCTCAGACTCCTTGCCTGTTGGTGAAATGAAGCCACTAGCCatctccctgcctctttctccctgtggGGTGCGTCATTGTCTGCGGGCAGCACATCTGGAGAGCTGACTTGGGTATTCAGTGGTACTCAATACATGCTTTGTGGGGgtgtggcaggggcagggtgCTAGCTAGGACCTGGGGAGACAGTAACAATTTGTGGGTCTTGGCCGCTGCCCTCAGTGGTGGAGGCTCCCTGAACGTTTCATGAACCGCTGAGCACTTACATGTGCAGGAGGCTGGGCGGTGTAAGCCAGCAccgagggatgggggtgggggggtgagctGTCGCTGTCTCCGAGAAGGTTCCAACGCAGCATGGGGCATGCACGGGAACAGACGTGGGCCTCCAGGTGGCACGATCACAGGCGTGGCCTGGGAAGCCTGGCCTGGTGGCCCAAGGGCCTTCCTTCCGGGAGATGGCAAAGCAGATGTGAGGCATCTGGGGACCCGAGTAGGGGCCTTGAGTGGAAAAGCCGAAAGTAGCTCTGAGGTCCGGGTTGAGGTGACAAGGGAAGGGGATCAGAGAAGCAGATGGCAGGCAGAGAGCTCAATGACTGTGGTTTGAGGCTTTGGGTCTCCTTCTCCACAACTCTGCCCTGGGTCTTCCCAGTTGCGGGCCAGCAGCCTCCAAAAGGAGAAGGGGTCAGCAGGCTGGAACCCAGAGGGGTCAGAGCAGGGGGCTGTCCACAGGCACAGCCGCCTCCCAGGCCATGTCCCCTGCTGCTGCAGCCGCCACTGGCCTGTCCCAGGATCACCGTGGCCTGCAGCCACCACCCAGCAAAGCTGTCCTTGCCTTCAGGGACATTAGTCCCTGGGCAGTCGGTGTGGCTGACTCAGTCCCATCCCCCGTCCCCCACCCTGCGCTGGCTGCATTGGCAGGGGGGCCCTGAACCCACAGCCTAAGGGGGTCACCTGCCAGGGCAGTCCTGAGCATCCATGTGCCTGTCATCCTGACCCCCCACCTCTGCACCCGTGGGCTTGGTTCCGTGCGTTAGGACAAGGCTGGGGGTGAGATGATCCCAGTGGGTCCCTGGGGGAGCTTCAGAGATAGCTGGTCCCCTCCCGCCGGGTGTGCTGTTGGGAGCAGAGCAGATCCTGGGCAGGAGCCGGCAGGACCCAGGCCACTGGGACGAGAATGTCATCAGAGCAGCAGTCCCTGCACGGCTGCCACGCGTGGCCCCCATGCACGGCCCTCACCCTCTCAGCCTCTTCCAGCTGCCACCTGGGCCCCGGGCCTCATGCCtatgggaggctgggaggctgacTTCCCTCGTCTCCACTCCTGGCCTGAGCACgggaggtgggcagaaggagCACTGGAGTCGCTGGAGGAGAGCAGGTGtttgggaggcagggaaggggcgaGGAGGGCTGCCGCAGGGAGAGCTGCTGCTCATGGGGCTCTGGGCGCCTTGTCTCCCTCCTGACTCGCCAGGTGTGCACAGGGAAGGAGCCCCAGGCCTACTCTTTGTCTTTGGGAATCTGAGCTCCCTGTCCTGCcctcctgtccctctccttcGTCTGCTGCCCTGGGGGAGACAAAGGGGCCCCAAAGCCCACGCCAGGGCCAGCCGTGTGAAGTAGCCAGCGCTTGGTAGCATTCCAAGTGGGGCTGCTTGCGTCCCGGGGGTGAGCTGTGACCTCAGGCAGCTGACCTCACCCCTCGCCCCCTCCTTACCTCATTAAAATAAGGACAGTAAGAGCAGCCTTGTGGGATTTATAGGAAGATCATAAGAGGTGGTGCCCAGAGGGCCCTCAGCTCCCTTCCTGTCATGGGGTGAATTCCCAACTGTCGCGGCTTCGCCCTGGTCAGCGTCGGGGGTGGTCAGCGTTGGGGAGGCTCCAGAGAGGAGCACGGGCGCGGGAAAGTCCAAAGGCGCCCGGCACAACTCCGTGCACCCTCGAAGCACCCTCAGCTCCACCTCTTACCATCCATGTAACCCTGAGCAAGTCACTGATGGGCTTCGCTCCCTCATCTGTACGGTGGCAACAAGACTGGCCGCCTCCTCGTGGCCTGGTGAGCCCGAAGGTAGACGGGCTGATCTCCGTGTCCATATCTTCAGGGCTGTGCAGCTGCCACTAGTGTTTCTGGGGTGCACCTGTCAGCGTTAAGGCACCTCCTTTTCCAGCTCTGACTCGCTTTGTGCTGGGCCCCACGGAGGGTCAGGGCAGGCTGGAGTGACCCCGCGGGCGTGGGCTTGGGCAGCAAGGGCTCTAGGTCCTGGTGGTGAGGGTGGCGCTCCCACCCCCGTGGCTCCCcatcctccgcccccccccccaggctcacCGGCCTgagctccccccccaccccgtggctCCCCATCCTCCGCACCCCCCCAGGCTCACAGGCCTGAGCTACCCCCCACCCCGTGGCTCCCCATCCTCCGCCCCCCCAGGCTCACCGGCCTGCCCTGCGCTTTCCCTCCCCTGCAGGTGTCCATGAAGGAAGTGGGCGATGACTTGCAGGATCAGATGAACTGCATGATGGGTGCCCTGCAGGAACTGAAGCTCCTCCAGGTGCAGGCGGCGCTGGAACGGCTGGACATCTCTGCAGGGAGCACAGCCCCAGGGGGCCCAGGGAGCCCCGGAGCGCAGCCGGAGCCCGCTGGCTGGGCCGCCGCAGCGCAGTGCGCCTCCAGGTGCCTTCCTCTGGGCACCGAGCTTCGGGCCGCCGGCAGCgcgtgcgggtgcgggtgcgggtgcggggtgCGGCCCCTCCCCGGGGCACAGCCTGCAGGGCACCAGGGCCGCACGCAGCCGGGGCCAGAGCCACTGGAACCCGAAGACTGGACCTCCACGTTGATGTCCCGGGGCCGGAACCGACAGCCGCTGGTGCTGGGGGACAACGTCTTTGCGGACCTGGTGGGCAACTGGCTGGACCTGCCGGAGCTGGAGAAGGGGGCGGAGAAGGGGGAGATGGGGGAGCCCCGAGGGGAGAGGAGCCAGCCCCGGGAGCTGGGCCGCAGGTTCTCTCTCACGGCGAACATCTTTAGGAAGTTCCTGCGCAGCGTGCGGCCGGACCGGGACAGGCTGCTGAAGGAGAAGCCGGGCTGGGCAGCCCCCGCGGCCTCCGAGCCCAGGGCCGCCCGCTCGCACAAGGCCAAGAAGCGGAGCCATCCCAAGGGCCCCGGACGGTTCCCCTTCCCGGGCACCGCAGGGCCCAGACGCGGGGAAGGCCCCGCCGCCAGCTGCCCCAAGGCCCTGGAGCCGTCGCCTTCTGGCTTTGATGTCAACACGGCTGTTTGGGTCTGAGTCCCGGAGACAGAAAGTTGACCGAGCCCCAGAGCGGGCCCCGTGTGCCGGGAAGCGTGGGCTGCGGGCGCTATGGCTTTCGAAAGCCGAACTCCTGAGTTCCTTTCCCCCAGGAAGGAGGGCGAGACAGCGAGAGTGTCTGGAGCTGAGGGTTGTGTATGGTTGAgtcaggctgggggtggggggggggctgttgAGGAGGTGAGGGCTCCTGGGCATGGAGAGACGTGGCAGGGGGGTACTCACCTTGGGGCTGCAGGTGACGAGAGGGGCAGGAACAGAGCAGTGGGCAATCTTGatccttccctgcccccaaagACCTCAGTTGAACATTCTGTAAGATTAGAGTGCTGGGGTCTCTGGTCCCCCCCAGAGGCTCCCAATAAAGACCTCGTCTGTGTCTCTGTCATCCCCAACCTCATCACCGTGGGCTCCTTGGCACAGGTGTGCAACGCCAGCCCTCCCGGGAttgggagcaggagagaggagccTTCCCCATCCCACCTCTCCCTGTCGCCTTCAAGATTCTGGCCACACCCGGGCCTGAAAAATGGGTGGAGTGGACCTGCGGGGACCTAGAGATGGCCCTGGATCTTTCAAAGGCACAGGAAAGATGTGTACAGcacttttttttgttattgtttgtctttaaagattttacttatttattcatgagagacacacgcagagagagaggcagagacacaggcacagggagaagcaggctccacgcagggagccaataaggggactccatcccgggtccccaggatcacggcctgggctgaaggcggcactaaaccactgagccctccgggctgccctgtgtaaCACTTTAAATGCTGGAAAGCCCTTTCCTAGCCATCGCCACCTCTTGAGGAAGCAAGTAAGGCAGATGTTTCCCTGTCTTCCAGCCAACGAGGCCGAGGCCGCCTGGATGTGCCACCTGTGGGCAGGAAGCAGGAGGGCAGGGCGGCAGGGGGCAGGCCTGGAGCCCCAGACCAAGGGCAGCagcatccccacccccatgccccttccctggctcccgcccccaagacacaggcaggggtCCCCTGGAGGGAAGGGGTGCCCCTCAGAGGCACGCACGCATTTTTAGGTGCCCAACTCCCCATGGGGCATGGAGGCACCTCCTGGGAGACCGGACCCCaactggaggggagggaagggccaGCGGTGGCTCTGCCCTATACCGCATGGCCCTCCCACCCCACGTGTGCTGCCAGCTGCTGGCTGGGGACAGACACTGTGGGTCCCCTTGGGGGCCAGACCGCCCCGTCGCCACTCCCCCCCCACTGAGCTCCCCTCTacctgatgggggtggggtgacaACTGCAGTTAGGTGCAGGCCGCCTTCCTGCCCTCAGAGCATTAACGGCAAATTGGAGGAGAATAATCCCAAGAAAGGCTCTTTGTGCCTTCCAGAGCCCTGGAGACCaagctggaggagggaggaggcttcCATCACCCTCAGATCCCCTCTGCCAAATGGTGGATGTTTCATGCTTTGGTGGCGGGAGCCACACGAAGGAAGgtgctaaatttatttattcagtgcttGCTATTTGCCGGGCAGCGTGCAAAACAGGCCTTTCTAGACTGACCCTAGAAAGGGTTGTCTTCTTGGTGGATCAGTGGAGGTTCATAGGGGTCCTAAGGGCTGCCCAGATCGGCCTGCCAATTCATGCAAGAGCAAGATTTGAAACAGGATTGGCTGGCGGCAGAACAGCCTTCTGCCCTCCCGGAGTATGGAGTTTGCCGACTGAGCCAGCCCTTTCTGGAGGAGC
This genomic stretch from Canis lupus dingo isolate Sandy chromosome 17, ASM325472v2, whole genome shotgun sequence harbors:
- the INKA2 gene encoding PAK4-inhibitor INKA2 isoform X1: MDCYLRRLKQELDFSILEEIEWGHFIPPTASDLTWTVFSLLEGSLQASDSLPVGEMKPLAISLPLSPCGVSMKEVGDDLQDQMNCMMGALQELKLLQVQAALERLDISAGSTAPGGPGSPGAQPEPAGWAAAAQCASRCLPLGTELRAAGSACGCGCGCGVRPLPGAQPAGHQGRTQPGPEPLEPEDWTSTLMSRGRNRQPLVLGDNVFADLVGNWLDLPELEKGAEKGEMGEPRGERSQPRELGRRFSLTANIFRKFLRSVRPDRDRLLKEKPGWAAPAASEPRAARSHKAKKRSHPKGPGRFPFPGTAGPRRGEGPAASCPKALEPSPSGFDVNTAVWV
- the INKA2 gene encoding PAK4-inhibitor INKA2 isoform X2; the protein is MDCYLRRLKQELVSMKEVGDDLQDQMNCMMGALQELKLLQVQAALERLDISAGSTAPGGPGSPGAQPEPAGWAAAAQCASRCLPLGTELRAAGSACGCGCGCGVRPLPGAQPAGHQGRTQPGPEPLEPEDWTSTLMSRGRNRQPLVLGDNVFADLVGNWLDLPELEKGAEKGEMGEPRGERSQPRELGRRFSLTANIFRKFLRSVRPDRDRLLKEKPGWAAPAASEPRAARSHKAKKRSHPKGPGRFPFPGTAGPRRGEGPAASCPKALEPSPSGFDVNTAVWV